A stretch of Rhododendron vialii isolate Sample 1 chromosome 4a, ASM3025357v1 DNA encodes these proteins:
- the LOC131323669 gene encoding uncharacterized protein LOC131323669, with protein MVHVTFQLAHVTVPVSLHSHACNVPTLTGPNFSEWSEHIQFTLGVLDLDMALLVEKPPDIIDESFEEQVFNFNSWERIYTNALEYLKAVEVHFKSADKSLAGTIMAELTTMKYDGSRGVQEHILNMSDKAAKLATLGMKVDESFLVQFILNSLPA; from the exons TTACAGTTCCTGTTTCACTGCACTCTCATGCATGCAATGTTCCAACCCTCACCGGACCAAATTTTTCGGAATGGTCTGAGCATATTCAGTTCACACTGGGTGTATTGGACCTTGATATGGCATTACTTGTTGAAAAACCTCCGGACATTATTGATGAGAGTTTCGAGGAACAAGtgttcaatttcaattcatGGGAAAG AATATATACTAATGCACTAGAATACTTAAAGGCTGTGGAAGTTCATTTTAAATCTGCTGATAAGTCACTCGCTGGCACAATTATGGCTGAATTAACCACCATGAAATATGATGGTAGTCGTGGAGTTCAAGAGCACATCTTGAATATGTCTGACAAAGCTGCAAAGCTTGCAACCTTGGGAATGAAAGTGGATGAGTCCTTCCTTGTTCAGTTTATACTCAACTCACTTCCAGCATAG